One Microbacterium esteraromaticum genomic window carries:
- a CDS encoding FGGY family carbohydrate kinase — translation MTTVLAIDQGTSGTKAVVVGEAGDVLALSEVSIRPTYLPGGGVEHDPQALLDSVLRAGRVAVNQARVDIDIVTIANQGETVLAWDPDTGTPLSNMIVWQDRRSESICAGLKDHAGDIAARTGLVLDPYFSAPKQAWIRQNVTDEGVVTTSDSWLLHQLTGEFVTDASTASRSLVMDLDTVAWDRELLDIFALGEERLPTILACDDLAGTTTAFGSTAVVGGLIVDQQAALVAQACLQPGEAKCTFGTGAFLLANTGRNAVRSSASLSSSVAWQQGGRSTYCLDGQVYTAASAVQWLEKLTFIDTAADMDHVAADDSHGVLCVPALAGLAAPWWRPDATATFTGMTLSTGSEHLVRAVLEGIAAQVAELARAMTTDLGQPLQRLRVDGGLTQSRVLMQAVADLMRIPVDVYPSQHATPLGAAALARCAMKKDLALEDAIISWAPSHTYEPRWSDSRAEEFSARWRAAADALT, via the coding sequence CCAAAGCCGTCGTCGTAGGCGAAGCCGGAGATGTCCTCGCTCTCAGTGAGGTCTCGATTCGGCCCACCTATCTCCCCGGCGGCGGCGTCGAGCACGACCCGCAGGCGCTCCTCGATTCGGTCCTGCGTGCCGGCCGTGTCGCGGTCAATCAGGCGCGAGTGGACATCGATATCGTCACGATCGCGAACCAAGGTGAGACCGTTCTCGCCTGGGACCCCGACACCGGCACGCCGCTGTCGAACATGATCGTCTGGCAGGATCGTCGGTCCGAATCGATCTGCGCCGGGCTGAAGGATCATGCCGGTGACATCGCCGCTCGCACGGGGCTGGTCCTGGACCCGTACTTCTCGGCACCCAAGCAGGCCTGGATCCGTCAGAACGTCACAGACGAGGGTGTTGTCACGACATCGGACAGCTGGCTTCTTCATCAGCTCACCGGTGAGTTCGTCACCGACGCCTCGACGGCGAGCCGATCACTCGTGATGGACCTCGACACGGTCGCCTGGGACCGAGAGCTCCTCGACATCTTCGCACTGGGTGAAGAGCGGCTTCCGACGATTCTCGCGTGCGACGACCTCGCAGGAACCACCACTGCGTTCGGCAGCACCGCCGTGGTGGGTGGCCTCATCGTCGACCAGCAGGCCGCCCTCGTCGCCCAGGCGTGCCTGCAGCCCGGGGAAGCCAAGTGCACCTTCGGCACCGGGGCCTTTCTGCTCGCCAACACCGGGCGGAACGCCGTCCGGTCGTCGGCCAGTCTCTCCTCCTCGGTGGCGTGGCAGCAGGGAGGACGCAGCACCTACTGCCTCGACGGGCAGGTGTACACCGCCGCCTCGGCCGTGCAATGGCTGGAGAAGCTGACGTTCATCGACACCGCCGCCGACATGGATCACGTCGCCGCCGATGACTCTCACGGTGTGCTGTGCGTGCCCGCGCTTGCCGGGCTCGCCGCGCCCTGGTGGCGCCCTGACGCCACGGCCACCTTCACGGGAATGACCTTGTCTACCGGCAGCGAGCACCTCGTTCGTGCGGTGCTGGAGGGCATCGCCGCCCAGGTGGCTGAGCTCGCACGCGCGATGACAACGGATCTCGGTCAGCCCCTGCAGCGTCTCCGAGTGGATGGCGGGCTCACCCAGAGCCGCGTGCTCATGCAAGCGGTCGCCGACCTCATGCGCATCCCCGTGGACGTCTATCCCTCCCAGCACGCGACGCCGCTCGGCGCTGCGGCGTTGGCGCGGTGCGCGATGAAGAAGGACCTCGCACTCGAGGACGCCATCATCTCGTGGGCGCCGTCTCACACCTACGAACCGCGGTGGTCGGACTCACGAGCCGAGGAGTTCTCGGCACGCTGGCGCGCCGCCGCCGATGCCCTCACCTGA